GCATGCCTCGGGGACAGCCTCAACGTCAGCTTGTGCACGGATCCATGGCTGTGTTCGGCGGAGGCTCCAGCCGTCAGCACACTCCACAGGCCCACTTTCGCCTCGGCGGAACCCGTGGTGGTGATGGCGACCTGAAGCTCCAGCTCGACTGTGTCAAGTTCGAAGCGCAACGGCTCCCTGGCACCCGCCAGGATCGCCTTCTGCAACTCCGAGCGCAGGTCGGCGATCGCGCTGGCCAACGGGATCCCGGTCACGACGACGCCTCCCCAGCTGTGAGTGCAGCATGGCAAGCGTACCAA
The Streptomyces lunaelactis genome window above contains:
- a CDS encoding trypco2 family protein, with translation MTGIPLASAIADLRSELQKAILAGAREPLRFELDTVELELQVAITTTGSAEAKVGLWSVLTAGASAEHSHGSVHKLTLRLSPRHANPASGVTVLVGDDLEALPPAATPED